The following coding sequences are from one Leptolyngbya sp. NIES-3755 window:
- a CDS encoding hypothetical protein (similar to AA sequence:cyanobase_aa:cce_1791), producing MQQLNTGTAYLLWCLCLIGISGVQRFYSGQIGLGLLYLFTFGLCGIGQLIDLALIPSAIEARNTYLRGLHGSGTTANQTIHLNLTDIAPLREQLPAQPTDPTASLSPMQKLLRAAKEQGGQLSIAQAAMHTQLEPEHVQALLMEATKAGFAEVMNDPKTGAVRYHFDV from the coding sequence ATGCAGCAGCTTAATACTGGAACCGCCTACCTTTTATGGTGTTTGTGTTTGATTGGAATCAGCGGAGTACAACGATTTTATTCAGGGCAAATTGGACTCGGTTTGCTGTATCTATTCACCTTTGGTCTCTGTGGAATCGGTCAATTAATCGATCTCGCGCTGATTCCAAGTGCAATTGAAGCAAGAAACACCTACTTAAGAGGCTTACACGGAAGCGGCACAACTGCAAATCAGACCATCCATCTCAACCTAACCGATATTGCACCCCTCCGAGAACAGTTACCAGCTCAGCCCACTGATCCAACCGCTTCTCTATCTCCAATGCAAAAGCTATTAAGAGCTGCCAAAGAGCAAGGTGGACAACTCTCGATCGCCCAAGCTGCAATGCACACCCAACTCGAACCCGAACACGTTCAAGCCCTACTGATGGAAGCGACCAAAGCAGGTTTTGCCGAAGTCATGAACGATCCGAAAACTGGAGCAGTTCGCTACCACTTTGATGTTTAA
- a CDS encoding TM2 domain-containing protein (similar to AA sequence:cyanobase_aa:LBDG_29620), whose product MTSGTSGDAGKKIAAGICAILLGYLGIHKFILGYTTEEIIALVVSLVGGVVTCGIAALVMMIIGIVEGVIYLTKTDEEFVNTYIKAKKAWF is encoded by the coding sequence ATGACAAGCGGAACATCTGGCGACGCAGGCAAGAAAATTGCGGCAGGCATTTGTGCAATTTTGTTAGGCTACCTTGGCATTCATAAATTTATCTTAGGCTACACGACTGAGGAAATCATTGCTCTAGTTGTGAGTCTAGTAGGAGGCGTTGTTACCTGTGGAATTGCAGCACTGGTAATGATGATCATCGGAATCGTGGAAGGCGTAATCTACTTGACTAAGACCGATGAAGAATTCGTGAATACTTATATCAAAGCCAAGAAAGCTTGGTTCTAA
- a CDS encoding hypothetical protein (hypothetical protein MicvaDRAFT_0270;~similar to AA sequence:cyanobase_aa:LBDG_01100), with protein sequence MKRLIDYLYHIKPGKAILWCYLIWYLVTVYFYFDPSPKIWINSIGISAVIGTALLLSVSAQGRDFWQVFRLFLMPFCVSSFSALIKGQNFFIVISPRIEETIVAVALCGLFLCTIAVIKTTRKI encoded by the coding sequence ATGAAGCGATTGATTGACTATCTGTACCACATCAAACCGGGTAAAGCGATTCTCTGGTGCTATCTCATTTGGTATCTGGTGACGGTCTATTTTTACTTCGATCCTTCACCGAAAATTTGGATCAACTCGATCGGAATTAGTGCAGTGATTGGAACGGCTTTGCTCCTCAGTGTTTCTGCTCAAGGTCGAGATTTTTGGCAGGTTTTTCGGCTGTTTTTGATGCCGTTCTGTGTGTCTAGCTTTTCCGCTTTGATTAAAGGACAGAATTTTTTTATTGTGATATCGCCAAGGATTGAGGAAACGATCGTCGCAGTCGCTTTGTGTGGATTGTTCCTTTGTACGATCGCAGTCATCAAAACTACGAGGAAGATTTGA
- a CDS encoding hypothetical protein (hypothetical protein MC7420_5543;~similar to AA sequence:cyanobase_aa:LBDG_26100) — protein sequence MLISRIHRFLIPSDQKPDRSSIAVWFSFSLGFALFYGALALQKAFRAEYVVQDDAREYVFWMQQFIDPSLLPNDLIAQYFKSITPPGYAAIYQLMALFGIESLWFSKVLPIGLGLIATIYSFAIVLRLFPVPIAAFTSTLLLNQSLWFRDDLSSATPRSFVTPLFLAFLYYLIRNQRFGILVTLILQALIYPPLVFITLSLLFLKLWHWDSGKLRFQANSLVFIGIGLSAIALIPYALSSAEFAPLITRSQALTMPELHPGGRHPFFNPNPWIFWLVGEHSGIIPPLMPPLIWLGLLLPILLRYRSKFPLIQQINDRISVLSKIIWVSLALYTAAHLLLLRLFFPTRYTTHSFRIVLAIAAGIVFTVLLDAAFRSTVTKLSLVLVLGIVLLVYPQVSSGFPNTNYRVSNNAALYQFLRSQPKDIVVATLSDEANNIATFAQRSVLFSREHSLPFHLGYYNQIRQRIIDVMQAQYSSDLTLAKGAIDQYQIKFWLLENTTFTPEFLQKADWLESFQPAYTNALNNLEKTPALSKLSRCSVFNSDRFSLLDAACIKSSS from the coding sequence ATGCTCATTTCGCGCATCCATCGATTTTTAATTCCATCCGATCAAAAGCCCGATCGATCCTCGATCGCAGTTTGGTTCAGTTTCTCTCTAGGCTTTGCTCTGTTCTACGGTGCTCTCGCACTTCAGAAGGCTTTTCGCGCTGAGTACGTAGTCCAGGACGATGCACGAGAATACGTCTTTTGGATGCAGCAATTTATTGATCCCTCTTTGTTGCCGAATGATCTTATTGCTCAGTATTTCAAATCAATCACCCCACCTGGATACGCGGCAATCTATCAATTGATGGCACTGTTCGGAATCGAGTCGCTTTGGTTTAGTAAAGTGCTTCCAATTGGACTAGGACTAATTGCAACAATTTACAGTTTTGCGATCGTGCTGCGATTGTTCCCGGTTCCGATCGCAGCTTTTACCTCAACGCTGCTGCTCAATCAAAGCTTATGGTTTCGAGATGATCTCAGTTCTGCAACACCGAGATCTTTCGTGACCCCACTATTTTTGGCGTTTCTATACTATTTAATTCGGAATCAGCGATTTGGAATTCTAGTGACTCTGATTCTACAAGCGTTGATTTATCCGCCCCTTGTGTTTATTACGCTCTCACTTCTATTTCTAAAACTCTGGCACTGGGACTCTGGAAAGCTGCGATTCCAAGCGAATTCACTGGTTTTTATTGGAATTGGATTAAGCGCGATCGCATTAATTCCTTACGCGCTTTCGTCTGCGGAATTTGCGCCATTAATTACGCGATCGCAAGCTTTAACAATGCCCGAACTCCATCCTGGTGGCAGACATCCCTTTTTCAATCCGAATCCTTGGATTTTCTGGCTCGTTGGAGAACATAGCGGAATCATCCCACCGCTGATGCCTCCACTCATTTGGCTTGGATTGTTGTTACCAATTTTGCTTCGGTATCGCTCTAAATTTCCACTGATACAGCAAATCAACGATCGGATTTCAGTTCTTTCTAAAATAATTTGGGTGTCTTTAGCACTCTACACAGCGGCTCATCTATTGTTACTGCGATTATTTTTTCCAACTCGATACACGACTCATAGTTTTCGGATTGTTTTAGCGATCGCTGCTGGAATCGTGTTCACAGTCCTACTCGATGCTGCTTTTCGATCGACTGTCACTAAGCTAAGTTTAGTGCTTGTTCTCGGTATTGTTTTACTGGTATATCCTCAAGTTTCGAGCGGCTTTCCAAACACAAATTATCGAGTGAGCAACAATGCAGCCCTTTATCAATTTCTGCGATCGCAGCCGAAAGATATTGTAGTTGCGACTCTCTCAGATGAAGCCAATAATATTGCAACATTCGCTCAGCGATCGGTCTTATTTAGTCGAGAACATTCGCTCCCATTTCATCTTGGCTACTACAATCAAATTCGGCAGCGAATCATTGATGTGATGCAAGCGCAGTATAGTTCTGATCTGACTTTGGCGAAAGGTGCGATCGACCAATACCAGATCAAATTCTGGCTGCTTGAGAACACAACCTTCACGCCTGAATTTCTACAAAAAGCGGATTGGCTCGAAAGCTTTCAACCTGCCTATACCAATGCTCTCAACAACTTAGAAAAAACTCCAGCACTCAGCAAACTTTCTCGCTGCTCAGTCTTTAACAGCGATCGATTCTCTCTCCTAGATGCAGCTTGTATCAAATCTTCCTCGTAG
- a CDS encoding lipopolysaccharide biosynthesis protein (similar to AA sequence:cyanobase_aa:Npun_R1496), with protein MANNATSDASANFLANLLSSLPAEEIQFQKYWSTIRRRWLTIAGLTALSSGAAVVYSLHQSPRYVASGKLMLKVDSTSSLIGLENDPGRLQALTTKSDPVSTQAEVVRSEPIAKKAIAHFKLSEPSGEPLTVQAFSRNLSVRQMTGTDILQISYTDGDPNRAAEVVNFVMQAYLTRNQQSNRADAIAARKFIETQLPASQAAVTEAESRLKAFKENSGVIELDKEVGSTVETLANLKQQITQTEIQLAQATTRSQVLSQQLNVAPETALTISNLNQSESVRKARSDWDQVRSQLIRERARFSPKHPAIALLQRQEAEARTVYQSRIQEVTGGSTIPLTQLQMGETGQGQIGALAESEVNRRALASQLTALRQAEAKYSSRSRELPALEKTQRELERQRNAAQETYKILLTKRQEALVGENQTAANTEIVATADPPDKPVSARLLLMLAAGGAIGLVLGIIFAFFSDRNDRSVRSLKDARSLFGYPLLGVIPKVEFPTYEEHGFATMQHRSVFPAQEAYQMLHANLKLLKSDQPIQSMVITSSGRQEGKSTIAANLAVAMTQVQRRVLLIDADFRNPSQHHLWGLTNQFGLSNVLVGQVPFSAAVQQITSNLHVLTIGAIPPNPIALLDSQRMRELIQSFTQVYDVVLLDTPALSGTADTAILNTMVDGALLVVRPGVVNVPNAIAAKQFLAQSGQTILGVVINDVVAEKEPEGTFYGTQVDQSSYLNNLL; from the coding sequence ATGGCTAACAATGCTACCTCAGATGCTAGTGCTAACTTTCTAGCCAATCTGCTTTCCTCACTTCCAGCAGAAGAGATCCAGTTCCAAAAGTACTGGTCAACGATTCGGCGACGGTGGCTTACGATCGCTGGACTGACTGCGTTATCTTCTGGAGCCGCAGTAGTTTACAGTCTGCACCAGTCTCCGCGATATGTTGCCTCTGGTAAGCTCATGCTGAAGGTGGACAGTACTTCATCGCTGATTGGTCTAGAAAATGATCCTGGACGATTGCAAGCATTAACAACTAAGAGCGATCCGGTGAGTACTCAAGCAGAGGTCGTTCGATCAGAACCGATTGCGAAAAAAGCGATCGCACATTTCAAGCTGTCAGAGCCGTCGGGCGAACCGTTGACCGTTCAAGCCTTTAGTCGCAATCTCAGTGTTCGACAAATGACAGGCACAGATATTTTGCAAATCTCTTACACGGATGGTGATCCGAACCGAGCAGCGGAGGTTGTTAACTTCGTGATGCAGGCTTATTTAACCCGCAATCAGCAATCGAATCGAGCAGACGCGATTGCAGCTAGAAAGTTCATCGAAACACAGTTGCCCGCCAGTCAAGCGGCTGTGACCGAAGCAGAATCGAGACTCAAAGCATTTAAAGAAAACAGCGGTGTGATTGAACTCGACAAAGAAGTAGGTTCAACCGTTGAAACTTTAGCCAATCTAAAACAGCAAATTACTCAAACTGAGATTCAACTGGCTCAGGCAACTACACGATCGCAGGTTTTGAGCCAGCAGTTAAATGTTGCTCCCGAAACAGCGTTAACCATTAGCAATCTGAACCAGTCGGAAAGTGTGAGAAAGGCTCGTTCTGACTGGGATCAAGTACGATCGCAGTTAATCAGAGAACGGGCAAGATTTTCTCCGAAACATCCCGCGATCGCATTACTTCAACGACAAGAAGCAGAAGCGCGAACTGTCTATCAATCGAGAATTCAAGAAGTGACAGGGGGTAGCACAATTCCACTGACTCAGCTTCAAATGGGTGAAACTGGACAGGGGCAAATCGGTGCTTTAGCAGAATCAGAGGTGAATCGTCGGGCGTTAGCCTCTCAACTAACAGCACTTAGACAAGCGGAAGCAAAGTATTCTAGTCGATCGAGAGAACTTCCGGCACTCGAAAAAACTCAACGAGAGCTAGAGCGTCAAAGAAATGCGGCACAGGAAACTTACAAAATATTGCTTACAAAGCGCCAAGAAGCCTTGGTCGGGGAAAATCAAACGGCGGCAAACACAGAAATTGTCGCAACGGCTGATCCGCCTGATAAACCTGTTTCGGCTCGATTGTTGTTAATGTTGGCAGCGGGGGGCGCGATCGGGCTTGTTTTAGGAATTATCTTTGCGTTCTTCAGCGATCGGAATGATCGATCGGTTCGCAGTTTGAAAGATGCTCGATCGTTGTTTGGCTATCCTTTGCTCGGTGTGATTCCTAAAGTCGAGTTTCCCACTTACGAGGAGCATGGATTCGCAACAATGCAGCATCGTTCGGTGTTTCCAGCACAAGAAGCGTATCAGATGCTTCATGCGAACCTAAAGCTTTTGAAGTCAGATCAGCCGATTCAATCGATGGTGATCACGAGTTCTGGGCGGCAGGAAGGAAAATCTACGATCGCAGCAAATCTCGCGGTGGCAATGACCCAAGTTCAACGGCGAGTCTTGTTGATTGATGCTGATTTTCGTAATCCTTCGCAGCATCATCTTTGGGGGCTAACGAACCAATTCGGCTTGAGTAATGTTCTGGTCGGTCAAGTTCCATTTTCAGCAGCAGTCCAGCAGATTACATCAAACTTGCATGTTTTAACGATTGGGGCGATTCCACCGAACCCGATCGCATTGCTCGACTCTCAAAGAATGCGAGAGCTAATTCAATCCTTCACCCAAGTGTATGATGTGGTTCTTCTCGATACTCCCGCACTGTCAGGAACCGCAGATACAGCCATTTTGAACACGATGGTGGATGGTGCATTGTTAGTCGTTCGACCGGGTGTCGTGAATGTTCCGAATGCGATCGCGGCAAAACAGTTCCTCGCACAGTCGGGTCAAACCATTCTAGGGGTCGTGATCAATGATGTAGTGGCGGAAAAAGAGCCAGAAGGAACGTTCTACGGCACTCAAGTCGATCAAAGTTCTTATCTCAACAATCTTCTCTAA
- a CDS encoding glycosyl transferase family 2 (similar to AA sequence:cyanobase_aa:PCC7424_4579) translates to MNVGQVSVIVPVYNAEQYIEETLRSLFSQTYENFEVIIVDDGSPDNSIALCRQFDDPRLKIVQQKNRGLPGARNTGIRHAQGEYLSLLDADDLWLPEKLEKHVKHLQASPKVGVSFSYSVFIDEQSRSMGLYQMPRKIRNITPPYVLCRNPVGNGSAAVIRRETFEDIKFQDDLYGVTEDFYFDERLRFEKADATDLECWTRIAATTKWQLEGIPEALTLYRINAGGLSANAMIQYRAIEKVIEKSCKNSPEVLGAYEQLAKAYYMRYVARRAVTLRDGEMAVETMNTALSQDIRILFEEPRRTLITMMAAYSLKFTPRSLYTWMERAAFKVTGATQKQRISEVR, encoded by the coding sequence ATGAATGTAGGACAAGTCTCTGTGATTGTCCCGGTTTACAATGCCGAGCAATACATCGAAGAGACATTACGATCGCTCTTTTCTCAAACGTACGAGAATTTCGAGGTGATCATTGTAGATGATGGTTCACCGGATAACAGTATCGCGCTCTGCCGACAGTTCGATGATCCGAGGCTAAAGATTGTTCAACAGAAGAATCGAGGCTTACCGGGCGCGAGAAATACAGGAATTCGTCATGCTCAGGGAGAGTATCTTTCATTGCTCGATGCGGATGATTTGTGGTTGCCTGAAAAGCTCGAAAAGCATGTCAAGCATCTACAAGCATCACCGAAAGTAGGAGTGAGTTTTAGCTATTCAGTGTTCATTGATGAACAAAGTCGATCGATGGGACTGTATCAGATGCCAAGAAAGATTCGGAACATTACCCCACCGTATGTTCTGTGTCGGAATCCGGTTGGAAATGGTTCTGCGGCTGTGATTCGACGGGAAACATTTGAGGACATCAAGTTCCAGGATGATCTCTATGGAGTCACAGAGGATTTCTACTTTGATGAACGACTGAGATTCGAGAAAGCAGATGCGACTGATTTAGAGTGCTGGACAAGGATTGCAGCAACGACTAAATGGCAGCTTGAAGGCATTCCTGAAGCATTGACACTCTATCGGATTAATGCGGGTGGATTGTCTGCGAATGCCATGATTCAATATCGGGCGATCGAGAAAGTGATCGAAAAGTCCTGTAAGAATTCTCCAGAAGTTCTCGGTGCTTATGAACAGTTGGCGAAAGCTTACTATATGCGCTATGTGGCTCGTCGTGCAGTCACTCTACGCGATGGAGAAATGGCAGTCGAAACCATGAATACTGCCTTGAGCCAAGACATCCGAATCTTGTTTGAGGAACCTCGACGAACTTTGATCACCATGATGGCTGCTTATTCGCTGAAATTCACGCCTCGATCGCTTTACACCTGGATGGAAAGAGCCGCTTTCAAAGTGACCGGAGCAACACAGAAACAGCGTATTTCTGAGGTGAGATAA
- a CDS encoding glycosyl transferase, WecB/TagA/CpsF family (similar to AA sequence:cyanobase_aa:PCC7424_0239) has protein sequence MRVNLCNIEIDRCSFQEALELIVNQAASGTEPKYVVTPNAHHLVTLQRDRHFRKIYQDAFLSVADGVPLLWAAKFLGTPLSDRVNGTDLFEELCRFAAENNLSVFLLGGRPQAADRAATVLKQRYPRLKLAGTYCPPFGFEKDAIEVENINQRIRAAKPHILFVGLGAPKQEYWMYQHCRSINVPVSLGIGVSFEFVAGMVKRAPGWMQQTGLEWLYRLVSEPGRLWRRYLVCNSVFVWLVLKQKFNLLRQPSISEGL, from the coding sequence ATGCGCGTCAATCTTTGCAATATTGAAATCGATCGCTGTTCATTCCAAGAAGCTCTCGAATTGATTGTGAACCAAGCGGCATCCGGAACTGAACCAAAGTACGTAGTGACTCCGAATGCTCACCATTTGGTCACACTGCAACGCGATCGACATTTTCGTAAGATCTATCAAGATGCCTTTTTATCGGTTGCAGATGGTGTTCCTTTACTCTGGGCTGCGAAGTTTTTGGGAACTCCATTAAGCGATCGAGTCAACGGAACAGATTTGTTCGAGGAACTGTGCCGATTCGCCGCTGAGAACAATCTTTCGGTGTTTTTATTAGGAGGAAGACCACAAGCTGCCGATCGCGCCGCAACGGTTCTAAAACAGCGGTATCCGAGATTGAAACTAGCAGGAACGTACTGTCCGCCGTTTGGATTTGAAAAAGATGCGATCGAGGTTGAGAACATCAATCAAAGAATCCGAGCAGCAAAACCGCACATTTTATTTGTCGGACTCGGTGCGCCGAAACAAGAATATTGGATGTATCAGCATTGTCGATCGATCAATGTTCCTGTGTCGTTAGGAATTGGCGTAAGTTTTGAATTTGTTGCAGGGATGGTTAAACGCGCTCCGGGTTGGATGCAGCAAACAGGCTTGGAATGGTTATATCGATTGGTTAGTGAACCGGGAAGGCTCTGGCGACGGTATCTCGTTTGTAATTCGGTGTTTGTTTGGTTGGTCTTGAAGCAGAAATTTAACTTGCTAAGACAGCCATCGATTTCTGAGGGACTATGA
- a CDS encoding glycosyl transferase family 2 (similar to AA sequence:cyanobase_aa:PCC8801_3748), with protein MSLCEVRVTTYKRPDLLKRSIETLINQTYPNWKAIVLDDSPAQEGKAVIEAFNDARIVYKPNPQNLGRTKNLDYAFQSSAMIGGTYAFVLEDDNYLYAEFIEKNIRSLNTHNVNLIMRNQEIRLEENGTSIPTGKTSRGRWFRTGLYAPFEVHARLFFCEGISNGGMFWRTDKIQSNLQVGTQVDDAWHQELYRTLQLEEPLFFESEPLCVWTGFEEPQKEPDNLRESLFSLPARYNKVTQFILSKLIQKYGDSFVQIAAEVAATEKDEAIILERQLLNVRYLNYRFQHIRQIERVLLLLKNYFRSLQAQRFVKRLPVPSTLHH; from the coding sequence ATGTCACTTTGTGAAGTCAGAGTTACAACTTACAAGCGACCGGATTTGCTGAAACGATCGATCGAGACATTGATCAATCAAACTTACCCGAATTGGAAAGCGATCGTACTTGATGATTCCCCTGCTCAAGAGGGAAAAGCTGTGATTGAAGCTTTCAATGATGCTCGAATTGTCTACAAGCCGAATCCACAAAATTTAGGACGCACAAAGAATCTAGATTACGCCTTTCAATCTAGTGCAATGATTGGGGGGACTTACGCTTTTGTGCTGGAAGACGATAACTATCTGTATGCCGAATTCATTGAGAAAAATATTCGATCGCTGAATACTCACAATGTCAATCTCATCATGCGAAATCAAGAGATTCGACTGGAAGAGAACGGCACCTCTATTCCAACCGGAAAGACTTCTAGAGGTCGATGGTTTCGGACCGGACTCTATGCTCCGTTTGAAGTTCATGCTCGATTGTTCTTTTGCGAAGGCATTTCAAACGGAGGAATGTTCTGGCGGACGGATAAAATTCAGTCAAATTTACAGGTCGGAACTCAAGTCGATGATGCTTGGCATCAAGAACTCTACCGCACCTTACAGCTTGAAGAGCCATTGTTCTTTGAATCAGAGCCGCTTTGTGTTTGGACAGGATTTGAGGAGCCACAGAAAGAACCAGATAACTTAAGAGAATCCCTTTTTTCGCTGCCTGCTCGATACAACAAAGTCACGCAGTTTATTCTCTCAAAATTGATTCAAAAGTATGGTGATTCGTTTGTTCAGATTGCTGCCGAAGTTGCCGCAACCGAGAAAGACGAAGCCATCATCTTAGAGCGTCAATTGCTGAATGTTCGATATCTTAACTATCGATTCCAGCATATTCGCCAGATTGAGCGCGTCTTGCTGCTGCTGAAAAACTACTTCAGGAGTCTTCAGGCACAGCGTTTCGTAAAAAGGCTCCCTGTTCCATCCACGTTACATCACTAA